One genomic region from Reichenbachiella ulvae encodes:
- a CDS encoding efflux RND transporter permease subunit — MWNKIADIIIKFRLYLIILLLAITAFMAYQGQYVRWSYVLANVVPDNDPDMVDFKEFKKIFGEDGNILALGILDSAVYKTDNFRKLGYMSNELLNIKGVNEVLSVPTLKKLVKDQEAKRFKLEPVFDSFPSDQKKLDSLIRYALDIKFYSGQLINPNNGASVVLVTIDKALMDSDDRNRVVSDILFVTEAFTEDTGIQLRYAGLPYVRYINTSKLKDELRMFLVLSVIVTGFILFLFFRSFKVLLVALGIIGMVVLWVVGTLVLFDFEITLLTGLLPPIIVVIGIPNTVYMINKYHQEYFAHGDQMRAIRTIIRKIGIVTFITNVTTAVGFLVLALTDIVILKEFGIVAGINILATFVVSMIMIPSVFSYLKPPGQRHLKHLEFKMLNSVLSVLDLLVHRYKEYVFVITIIIAAICIYGISQIQAVSYMVDDLPDESQTKKDLAFFEEHFAGVMPLEIVIDTKRKKGVQNLSNLRKIDEFETFLDSIDFVSKPISVVSFIKATRQAFYNDKSAYYSLPNNRDKNFILRYLKEETDNINLATKFVDSTGQKIRVSLKMADIGSVKMDSLVNQVIEPRIDDIFGTTEFDVAITGTTLLFIKGNKFLIDNLITSMIIAFVIIAFIMGLLFRNFKMIIICLIPNIIPLLITGGMMGLAGIPLKPSTALIFSIAFGISVDDSIHFLAKYRQELFANNFFVPVAVSKSIRETGASMIYTSIILFFGFVIFAASEFGGTVALGTLTSTTLLMAMLTNLTLLPALLLRFDSGKRNKEDHPLIEQYPEFYDENEDEEIDLDLLDKEEKNKD; from the coding sequence ATGTGGAATAAGATCGCTGACATAATCATAAAGTTTCGTTTGTATTTGATCATCTTGCTGTTGGCCATTACGGCTTTCATGGCATATCAGGGGCAGTATGTCCGGTGGTCATATGTTTTGGCAAATGTCGTTCCGGACAATGATCCGGATATGGTTGATTTCAAAGAGTTTAAAAAGATTTTTGGTGAGGATGGTAATATCCTGGCCCTGGGGATATTGGATAGTGCGGTCTACAAGACCGACAACTTCCGGAAATTGGGCTATATGTCCAATGAGTTGCTCAATATCAAAGGTGTCAATGAAGTACTGAGTGTCCCCACCTTGAAAAAATTGGTCAAAGACCAGGAGGCTAAGCGATTCAAGCTGGAGCCAGTTTTTGATAGTTTTCCGAGTGATCAGAAAAAACTAGACAGTTTGATCAGGTATGCACTGGATATCAAATTCTACAGTGGCCAGCTGATCAATCCAAATAATGGAGCTAGTGTAGTTCTAGTGACTATTGACAAGGCTCTAATGGATTCGGATGATCGCAATCGAGTGGTTTCCGATATACTTTTTGTGACTGAGGCTTTTACAGAGGATACTGGGATTCAATTGAGGTATGCTGGTCTTCCTTATGTTAGATATATCAATACATCTAAGCTCAAGGACGAGCTAAGGATGTTTTTAGTCTTATCGGTGATAGTGACTGGCTTCATTTTGTTCCTATTCTTCCGCTCTTTCAAGGTACTCTTAGTCGCTCTTGGTATCATTGGAATGGTGGTGCTATGGGTAGTCGGGACTCTGGTACTCTTCGATTTTGAGATCACCTTACTTACCGGCTTGCTGCCTCCTATCATCGTAGTGATAGGGATACCGAATACGGTATACATGATCAACAAATATCATCAGGAGTATTTCGCCCATGGTGATCAAATGAGAGCCATAAGAACCATAATCCGAAAAATTGGTATTGTTACCTTCATTACGAATGTGACTACTGCGGTAGGGTTTTTGGTGTTGGCCCTGACAGATATAGTGATTCTCAAAGAATTCGGTATCGTAGCGGGGATCAATATCCTGGCCACTTTTGTGGTGAGTATGATCATGATCCCTTCGGTGTTTTCTTATCTGAAACCGCCGGGACAAAGGCATTTGAAGCATTTGGAGTTCAAAATGCTCAATTCAGTTCTTTCCGTGTTGGACCTTTTGGTGCACAGGTATAAGGAATATGTATTCGTCATAACTATCATAATAGCTGCAATTTGTATTTATGGGATCAGCCAGATTCAGGCAGTATCTTATATGGTAGATGATTTGCCAGACGAGAGCCAAACCAAGAAAGATCTGGCTTTTTTCGAAGAGCATTTCGCCGGGGTTATGCCGCTGGAAATTGTGATTGATACCAAAAGAAAGAAAGGGGTTCAGAATCTATCTAATTTGAGAAAGATCGATGAGTTTGAGACTTTCCTTGATTCTATCGATTTTGTTTCCAAGCCGATTTCAGTGGTGAGTTTTATCAAAGCAACCAGACAGGCATTTTACAATGACAAGTCGGCCTACTATTCCTTGCCGAATAATCGGGATAAGAATTTCATTTTAAGATATCTGAAAGAAGAAACCGACAACATCAATCTGGCAACCAAGTTTGTCGATTCTACAGGTCAAAAGATCAGAGTGTCATTGAAAATGGCCGACATTGGCTCTGTGAAAATGGACTCTTTGGTCAATCAGGTAATTGAGCCTCGAATCGATGATATTTTTGGAACGACTGAATTTGATGTGGCGATTACTGGTACGACCTTGCTCTTTATCAAAGGAAATAAGTTCCTGATTGACAATCTGATCACAAGTATGATCATTGCATTTGTGATCATAGCATTTATCATGGGGCTGCTGTTTAGGAACTTCAAAATGATCATTATTTGTTTGATTCCTAATATTATCCCGCTGTTGATCACCGGAGGAATGATGGGATTAGCAGGCATACCGTTGAAGCCAAGTACGGCTTTGATTTTCAGTATTGCTTTTGGTATTTCAGTAGATGACTCCATTCATTTTCTGGCCAAATACAGACAAGAGCTTTTTGCCAATAATTTCTTCGTGCCAGTAGCAGTGAGTAAGAGTATTCGCGAAACAGGTGCGAGTATGATTTATACCTCCATTATTTTATTCTTTGGCTTTGTGATTTTTGCAGCCTCTGAATTTGGCGGAACAGTAGCGCTTGGAACCTTGACATCCACTACACTGTTGATGGCTATGTTAACGAACCTGACCTTGTTGCCAGCTTTGTTGCTAAGATTTGATAGTGGAAAGAGAAACAAAGAAGATCACCCATTGATTGAACAATATCCAGAGTTCTATGATGAGAACGAAGACGAAGAAATAGATCTTGATCTGCTGGATAAAGAAGAAAAGAATAAAGATTAA
- the ileS gene encoding isoleucine--tRNA ligase, with the protein MKYREYKNINYAEVADEILDFWKKNDIFKKSVDEKEGAESFVFYEGPPSANGTPGIHHVMARAVKDIFCRYKTLKGYQVNRKGGWDTHGLPVELQVEKELGITKEDIGTKISVEEYNQKCREAVMKFKDQWDDLTEKMGYWVDLDDPYITFDKNYMETLWHLLKKFYDKGLLYKGYTIQPYSPAAGTGLSSHELNQPGTYRDVKDTSIVAQFKAKKTADSEKLFEGDEEVFFLAWTTTPWTLPSNAALAVGKKITYVKVKTFNPYTFKPVSVIVAKDLMGKFFSEKAKEVAFDDYKEGDKLIPWEVKAEFSGEDLVGMPYEQLMPYVTNAELEEKAFRVIPGDFVSTEDGTGIVHIAPTFGADDFFAAKQAGVPAVLVTDDSGKEVPLVDKQGRFVNEVTDFAGKYVKAEYYDDSVTSDKDFKPTDVLIAIQLKEENKAFKVEKYEHSYPHCWRTDKPVLYYPLDSWFIKTTAFKDRLVELNNTINWKPASTGTGRFGNWLENLVDWNLSRSRYWGTPLPIWISEDKSEEKCIGSIAELKAEVEKSIAAGFMTEQIGDDFDLHRPYVDEVVLVSESGQKMLREPDLIDVWFDSGAMPYAQFHFMGDDPKADERANGGLKDVYPADFIAEGVDQTRGWFFTLHAIAGMLFDQVSFKNVIANGLVLDKNGNKMSKRLGNAVDPFETLKKYGPDATRWYMISNANPWDNLKFDIEGVAESQRRFFGTLQNTYSFFALYANLDGFTFSEEAIPMDQRTESDRWIISKLNTLIKKVDEAFNEYEPTRAARLIQDFVIDDLSNWYVRLNRKRFWKGEYNEDKRAAYQSLYTCLKTVAKLGAPIAPFYLDRLYSDLNAVSSSESHESVHLSDFPVADDSCIDAELEARMDMAQKISSLVHSLRKKERLKVRQPLAKIMIPVLNESTESRVNAVKDLILNEVNIKDIEFLDDTSGVLVKSIKPNFRKLGKEYGPRMKDVSQLINGFGQEEIATIEKSGSIQVDLAGDTITLTLEDVEIASQDIPGWLVASENGLTVALDINLTDELKQEGVARDLVNRIQNLRKDKGLEVQDKIKIQLSSSEEIVKSAVAAFNDYICVETQAKNLAMADSLDAGEELDIDELKIKAHIEVSA; encoded by the coding sequence GTGAAATACAGAGAATACAAAAACATTAATTACGCTGAAGTAGCGGATGAGATACTTGATTTTTGGAAGAAGAATGACATCTTCAAAAAGTCAGTCGATGAGAAAGAGGGTGCGGAATCTTTTGTGTTCTACGAAGGACCTCCATCTGCCAATGGAACCCCGGGTATTCACCATGTGATGGCACGTGCCGTCAAGGATATTTTCTGTCGATACAAAACGCTGAAAGGCTACCAGGTCAACCGAAAAGGTGGATGGGATACACACGGTCTACCTGTTGAGCTTCAAGTAGAAAAAGAACTTGGGATCACCAAAGAGGATATTGGTACTAAAATCTCAGTGGAGGAATACAATCAGAAGTGTCGTGAGGCGGTGATGAAGTTCAAAGACCAGTGGGATGACCTGACGGAAAAGATGGGTTACTGGGTGGATTTGGACGACCCCTATATCACCTTTGATAAGAACTATATGGAGACACTTTGGCATCTGCTAAAGAAGTTCTACGACAAAGGGCTCCTGTATAAAGGCTATACGATTCAGCCTTATTCTCCTGCTGCCGGAACAGGTTTGAGCTCTCACGAGTTGAACCAGCCAGGGACTTATCGTGATGTAAAGGATACGTCTATCGTAGCACAGTTCAAGGCAAAGAAAACTGCGGACAGCGAAAAATTATTTGAAGGAGACGAAGAGGTATTCTTCCTGGCTTGGACGACCACTCCATGGACCTTGCCATCCAATGCGGCACTTGCAGTAGGAAAGAAGATCACTTACGTAAAGGTAAAGACCTTCAACCCCTATACCTTCAAGCCAGTTTCTGTCATAGTGGCTAAAGATTTGATGGGCAAATTCTTTTCGGAAAAAGCCAAAGAGGTAGCCTTTGACGACTACAAAGAAGGAGATAAGTTGATTCCATGGGAGGTGAAAGCTGAGTTTAGCGGTGAAGATTTGGTTGGGATGCCCTATGAGCAACTGATGCCTTATGTGACCAATGCTGAATTAGAAGAGAAAGCTTTCAGAGTTATACCTGGAGATTTTGTATCAACTGAGGATGGTACGGGGATCGTACACATTGCACCAACTTTTGGTGCGGATGACTTTTTTGCTGCCAAGCAAGCAGGTGTACCTGCAGTGTTAGTAACTGACGATAGTGGAAAAGAAGTGCCGCTTGTAGACAAGCAAGGACGCTTCGTTAATGAAGTAACCGATTTCGCTGGTAAATACGTGAAGGCGGAATATTATGATGATTCGGTAACTTCTGACAAAGATTTTAAACCAACGGATGTGCTGATCGCCATCCAGTTGAAAGAAGAAAATAAAGCCTTCAAAGTAGAGAAGTATGAGCACAGCTACCCACACTGCTGGAGAACTGACAAACCTGTACTTTACTACCCGTTGGATTCCTGGTTTATCAAGACTACAGCTTTTAAAGATCGATTGGTAGAGCTGAACAATACCATTAACTGGAAGCCAGCTTCAACAGGCACAGGTCGATTTGGCAACTGGTTGGAGAATTTGGTTGACTGGAACCTGTCTCGTTCGAGATATTGGGGTACGCCATTACCGATTTGGATCTCGGAAGATAAGTCTGAAGAAAAATGCATCGGCTCCATAGCAGAGCTTAAGGCGGAAGTAGAAAAATCCATTGCTGCAGGGTTTATGACTGAGCAGATTGGTGATGATTTTGATCTCCATAGACCTTATGTAGATGAGGTTGTGTTGGTGAGTGAGAGTGGGCAGAAAATGCTGCGCGAACCGGACTTGATCGATGTATGGTTCGATTCTGGGGCTATGCCATATGCTCAATTCCACTTCATGGGAGATGACCCTAAAGCAGATGAAAGAGCCAATGGAGGTCTCAAGGATGTATATCCAGCGGATTTTATTGCAGAGGGCGTGGATCAAACCAGAGGTTGGTTCTTTACGCTTCATGCGATCGCAGGGATGCTTTTCGATCAGGTATCCTTCAAAAATGTAATTGCCAACGGTCTGGTATTGGATAAGAACGGTAACAAAATGTCTAAGAGATTGGGCAATGCCGTAGATCCATTTGAGACCTTGAAAAAATATGGCCCGGATGCTACGAGATGGTACATGATCTCTAATGCCAATCCCTGGGACAACTTGAAATTTGATATCGAAGGAGTAGCAGAGTCTCAGCGTAGATTCTTTGGTACCCTTCAGAATACTTATTCCTTCTTCGCGCTCTATGCCAATCTGGATGGTTTTACCTTCAGTGAGGAGGCGATCCCAATGGACCAGCGTACAGAGAGTGATCGATGGATCATTTCTAAACTTAATACTTTGATCAAGAAGGTAGATGAGGCTTTTAATGAATACGAGCCAACACGTGCTGCCCGTCTGATTCAGGATTTTGTAATCGATGATTTGAGCAACTGGTATGTTCGTCTGAACAGGAAGCGTTTCTGGAAAGGGGAGTACAATGAGGACAAAAGGGCTGCTTATCAGTCGCTTTATACTTGTTTGAAGACCGTTGCGAAACTGGGTGCGCCGATTGCTCCATTCTATTTGGATAGATTGTACTCTGATTTGAATGCGGTGTCTTCAAGTGAAAGCCATGAGTCTGTTCACCTATCGGATTTTCCAGTGGCAGATGATTCGTGTATAGATGCAGAGTTGGAGGCACGCATGGATATGGCTCAGAAGATTTCTTCTTTGGTGCATTCCTTGCGCAAAAAGGAACGATTGAAAGTACGTCAGCCTTTGGCTAAGATCATGATCCCGGTACTTAACGAAAGTACTGAATCACGTGTCAATGCAGTAAAGGATTTGATCCTGAATGAGGTGAATATCAAGGATATTGAGTTTTTGGACGACACTTCAGGTGTTTTAGTGAAGTCTATTAAACCAAACTTCCGTAAGTTAGGTAAGGAATATGGTCCGCGCATGAAGGACGTGTCTCAATTGATCAATGGTTTTGGTCAGGAAGAGATTGCTACCATCGAGAAGAGTGGATCGATTCAGGTGGATTTGGCCGGTGATACTATCACCTTGACGTTAGAGGATGTAGAGATCGCTTCACAGGATATCCCTGGATGGTTGGTAGCCAGCGAAAATGGTTTGACTGTTGCTCTAGATATCAACTTGACTGATGAACTGAAGCAGGAAGGCGTAGCGAGAGATTTGGTCAACCGTATTCAAAACTTACGTAAGGATAAAGGCCTGGAGGTTCAGGATAAGATTAAAATCCAGTTGAGCAGTAGCGAAGAAATAGTGAAATCTGCAGTGGCTGCCTTCAACGATTATATATGTGTCGAGACACAAGCAAAAAATCTGGCTATGGCAGATAGCCTGGATGCTGGAGAGGAGTTGGACATAGATGAATTGAAAATCAAAGCGCACATCGAGGTGAGTGCTTAA
- a CDS encoding lipoprotein signal peptidase, producing the protein MKYYKYFLISIGIIVLDQVVKMLVHFNMDMGVNGQIQILGDFFKLHYLTNPGMAFGMKLGTAYGKLFLTLFRLVAMVGISYYLFTLIKKEAPVGLLICIALILGGAIGNVIDSTFYGIWLDNAPYDAPTPWFYGQVVDMFYIDIWEGRLPDWIPLMGGKYMSLWPVFNVADASIFVGVAIILVFQKRFFLSENKSEESTEEVGVTE; encoded by the coding sequence ATGAAATATTATAAGTACTTTTTGATCAGTATCGGGATTATCGTGCTGGATCAGGTGGTAAAGATGCTGGTTCACTTTAATATGGATATGGGTGTCAATGGTCAGATTCAGATCCTGGGTGATTTTTTCAAACTGCACTATTTGACCAATCCGGGTATGGCCTTCGGTATGAAATTAGGAACAGCTTATGGTAAGTTGTTTTTGACTTTGTTTCGATTGGTCGCTATGGTGGGTATTAGTTATTATCTCTTCACTTTGATCAAAAAGGAAGCGCCAGTAGGTTTATTGATCTGCATTGCGTTGATCCTTGGAGGTGCGATAGGCAATGTGATCGATAGTACATTTTACGGCATTTGGTTGGACAATGCACCATATGACGCGCCGACTCCATGGTTTTATGGTCAGGTAGTGGATATGTTCTACATTGATATCTGGGAAGGTAGGTTGCCAGATTGGATTCCTCTGATGGGAGGGAAGTACATGTCGCTTTGGCCTGTATTCAATGTGGCGGATGCCTCGATATTTGTAGGGGTGGCTATTATTCTCGTTTTCCAAAAGCGGTTTTTCCTTTCAGAAAATAAAAGTGAAGAATCTACAGAAGAAGTAGGGGTGACTGAGTAA
- a CDS encoding lipocalin-like domain-containing protein has protein sequence MKTNSLLLLSVLLVSCAIEKTNEQPSTLEQDLQGTWQLISQSIITEDSVIRDFTGDLEGIKIINNSHFTFFQHDKDSLNRYSSGAGQYVLEGNRYVEFLEYCSAREWEMHKFEFEVEIRNDTLIQSGVEKLPEVGVDRTLVEVYVRSKAENRRVPILGEIEAKNLLWFDEKGTASIEGVAKFKGRDGEIHFGEQFAIELMPYSRYTEERLDRIYGNSQAGSVYVQDGIPSFIPDPAIYHKTIKTYCKDDGSFELNDLPKGEYFVIAFMLWEDEGLKGGGVMKRIELIRDQKQKIKMFNY, from the coding sequence ATGAAAACAAATAGTTTATTGTTACTCTCCGTTTTATTGGTTAGTTGTGCAATTGAAAAAACAAATGAACAGCCTTCGACCTTAGAACAAGATCTCCAAGGTACATGGCAATTGATTTCTCAAAGCATTATTACTGAGGACTCCGTGATTAGGGATTTTACTGGGGATTTGGAAGGAATTAAAATAATTAATAATAGCCACTTCACTTTTTTTCAGCATGACAAAGATAGTCTGAATCGATATTCCTCTGGGGCTGGTCAATATGTGCTTGAAGGCAATCGATACGTAGAATTTTTGGAGTACTGCAGTGCTAGAGAATGGGAGATGCACAAGTTTGAATTTGAAGTGGAGATAAGAAATGATACTTTAATTCAATCAGGAGTAGAGAAATTACCTGAGGTTGGGGTGGATAGAACCTTAGTGGAAGTATATGTGCGAAGTAAAGCTGAAAACCGAAGAGTCCCGATCTTAGGAGAAATTGAAGCAAAAAACTTGCTCTGGTTTGATGAAAAGGGGACTGCCAGTATTGAGGGAGTAGCCAAGTTCAAAGGTAGAGATGGTGAGATCCACTTTGGAGAACAATTTGCGATCGAACTCATGCCATACAGTCGATATACTGAAGAACGTTTAGATCGTATTTATGGTAACAGTCAGGCAGGTTCGGTTTATGTTCAAGATGGAATCCCTAGTTTTATTCCTGATCCAGCCATCTATCACAAAACGATCAAGACCTATTGCAAGGATGATGGTAGTTTTGAGTTAAATGATTTGCCTAAAGGAGAGTATTTTGTGATTGCTTTTATGTTATGGGAAGATGAAGGGCTAAAAGGTGGTGGAGTGATGAAGAGAATAGAGCTGATTAGGGATCAAAAGCAGAAAATTAAAATGTTTAATTATTGA
- a CDS encoding TerB family tellurite resistance protein, with translation MDFKTQMSVLVQLSLIDNELSNIEKRYIYALGKANGVAEKDIDAIFSDHLNEKKTALPDLGLLSEDEMFEYLYSIVQLMKVDNKVYLSEIRFCQKLAEKLGYKKSVIAELSSGIFSDPDITGDRDRLKQLIMKYKA, from the coding sequence ATGGATTTTAAGACTCAAATGAGTGTGCTGGTACAGCTATCTCTGATTGATAACGAGCTTTCTAACATTGAGAAAAGATATATTTATGCTCTAGGCAAAGCCAATGGCGTAGCAGAGAAGGATATTGACGCAATTTTTAGCGATCATTTGAATGAGAAAAAAACTGCTTTGCCGGATTTGGGTCTTCTATCCGAAGATGAGATGTTTGAATACTTATACAGCATCGTTCAGTTAATGAAGGTGGACAATAAGGTATACTTGAGCGAAATTAGATTTTGTCAAAAATTAGCAGAGAAATTAGGGTATAAGAAATCCGTAATCGCAGAGCTGAGTTCCGGTATATTTAGTGATCCAGATATCACGGGCGATAGAGATCGGCTAAAACAGCTTATTATGAAGTATAAGGCCTAA
- a CDS encoding TerB family tellurite resistance protein, which produces MMNIKSQLSMLIGLANIDNDFADDEKDMILMVGKANGVNEEEIEELLKNPVPLPELGTISDDEKFEYLFNVVQLMKIDKEVFLSEVKYCEDVAVKLGFKKAVIAELSSKIYSNPAITSNKESLKKAVMKYQN; this is translated from the coding sequence ATGATGAATATCAAATCCCAGCTTAGTATGCTCATTGGTTTGGCCAACATCGATAATGATTTTGCAGACGATGAGAAGGACATGATTCTGATGGTCGGAAAAGCCAATGGAGTTAACGAAGAAGAGATAGAGGAATTGCTGAAGAATCCTGTTCCACTACCGGAATTGGGGACTATTTCTGACGATGAAAAATTTGAGTACCTATTTAATGTGGTGCAGCTGATGAAAATCGATAAAGAGGTGTTTTTAAGTGAAGTAAAGTATTGTGAAGATGTGGCTGTGAAGCTCGGTTTCAAAAAAGCGGTAATTGCAGAATTGTCTTCCAAGATATATTCTAATCCGGCGATAACTTCCAATAAAGAGTCTCTCAAAAAAGCAGTAATGAAATATCAAAATTGA